From the Equus quagga isolate Etosha38 chromosome 16, UCLA_HA_Equagga_1.0, whole genome shotgun sequence genome, one window contains:
- the NAPRT gene encoding nicotinate phosphoribosyltransferase isoform X3: MAAEQEAEGRAAARPLLSDLYQVTMALGYWRAGRARDPADFELFFRRCPFGGAFALAAGLRDCVRFLRTFRLRDGDVQFLASVLPPDTEPAFFEHLLALDCSEVTLRALPEGSLAFPGVPLLQVSGPLLVVQLLETPLLCLVSYARWDPGLPGEDWAPWGGAWTSGEWGPSGLIATNAARLRLIAGPEKRLLEFGLRRAQGPDGGLTASTYSYLGGFDASSNMLAGQLRGVPVAGTMAHSFITSFSGTEVPPDPMLAPAADQGPRVDLAACVEAWLERVCAHLGLGAQEPHRGERAAFVAYALAFPRAFNGLLDTYSVQRSGLPNFLAVALALGQLGYRAVGVRLDSGDLLQQAQEIRRLFRTISAQFQVPWLESVPIAVSNDIDEEELARLAQEGSEVNVIGIGTSVVTCPRQPSLGCVYKLVSVGGQPRMKLTEDPEKQTLPGSKAAFRLLGPDGRAV; this comes from the exons ATGGCGgcggagcaggaggcagaggggcgCGCGGCGGCGCGGCCGCTGCTCTCCGACCTCTACCAGGTCACCATGGCGCTGGGCTACTGGCGCGCGGGCCGGGCGCGGGACCCCGCCGACTTCGAGCTCTTCTTCCGCCGCTGCCCGTTCGGCGGCGCCTTCGCCCTGGCCGCGGGGCTGCGCGACTGCGTGCGCTTCCTGCGCACCTTCCGCCTGCGGGACGGAG ACGTCCAGTTCCTGGCCTCGGTGCTGCCCCCAGACACGGAGCCCGCGTTCTTTGAGCACCTTCTGGCCCTCGACTGCTCTGAGGTGACGCTGCGGGCCCTGCCCGAGGGCTCCCTCGCCTTCCCCGGC GTGCCACTGCTGCAGGTGTCCGGGCCGCTCCTGGTGGTGCAGCTGCTAGAGACGCCGCTCCTCTGCCTGGTCAGCTACGCCAGGTGGGATCCGGGCCTGCCTGGGGAAGACTGGGCTCCCTGGGGAGGAGCATGGACTTCTGGAGAGTGGGGCCCTTCAGG CCTCATTGCCACCAACGCAGCACGGCTTCGCCTGATCGCGGGACCAGAGAAGCGGCTGCTGGAGTTCGGGCTGCGGCGAGCTCAGGGCCCGGATGGGGGTTTGACGGCCTCCACCTACAGCTACCTGGGTG GCTTTGATGCCAGCAGCAACATGCTCGCAGGACAGCTTCGGGGTGTGCCGGTGGCCGGGACCATGGCGCATTCCTTCATCACTTCCTTTTCAGGCACTGAGGTGCCCCCTGACCCG ATGTTGGCTCCGGCTGCTGACCAGGGCCCCAGGGTGGACCTGGCCGCCTGCGTGGAGGCATGGCTTGAGCGTGTGTGTGcccacctggggctgggggcgcaGGAGCCGCACCGGGGGGAGCGGGCGGCCTTTGTGGCCTATGCCCTGGCCTTTCCCCGGGCCTTCAATGGCCTACTGGACACCTACAGTGTGCAGAG GAGTGGTCTTCCCAATTTCCTGGCAGTTGCCCTGGCGCTGGGGCAGCTGGGTTACCGGGCAGTGGGCGTGAGGCTGGACAGCGGTGACCTGCTTCAGCAGGCCCAGGAAATCCGCAGGCTCTTCCGGACCATTTCGGCCCA GTTCCAAGTACCCTGGCTAGAGTCGGTCCCCATTGCTGTCAGCAACGACATTGATGAGGAGGAGCTGGCCCGGCTGGCCCAGGAG GGCAGCGAGGTGAACGTCATCGGTATTGGCACCAGTGTGGTCACATGTCCCCGCCAGCCTTCCCTGGGCTGCGTCTACAAG CTGGTGTCTGTGGGAGGCCAGCCACGAATGAAGCTGACCGAGGACCCTGAGAAGCAGACACTGCCTGGAAGCAAGGCGGCCTTCCGGCTCCTGGGCCCCGATG GTCGCGCTGTCTGA
- the NAPRT gene encoding nicotinate phosphoribosyltransferase isoform X1: MAAEQEAEGRAAARPLLSDLYQVTMALGYWRAGRARDPADFELFFRRCPFGGAFALAAGLRDCVRFLRTFRLRDGDVQFLASVLPPDTEPAFFEHLLALDCSEVTLRALPEGSLAFPGVPLLQVSGPLLVVQLLETPLLCLVSYARWDPGLPGEDWAPWGGAWTSGEWGPSGLIATNAARLRLIAGPEKRLLEFGLRRAQGPDGGLTASTYSYLGGFDASSNMLAGQLRGVPVAGTMAHSFITSFSGTEVPPDPMLAPAADQGPRVDLAACVEAWLERVCAHLGLGAQEPHRGERAAFVAYALAFPRAFNGLLDTYSVQRSGLPNFLAVALALGQLGYRAVGVRLDSGDLLQQAQEIRRLFRTISAQFQVPWLESVPIAVSNDIDEEELARLAQEGSEVNVIGIGTSVVTCPRQPSLGCVYKLVSVGGQPRMKLTEDPEKQTLPGSKAAFRLLGPDGSLLLDVLQLAEEPPPQAGQELRVWPRGAQESCTVRPAHVEPLLRLWVQQGQLCEPLPSLAESRAFAQLSLSRLSPAHRRLEQPALYQVALSEKLQALVDRLSARGPL, encoded by the exons ATGGCGgcggagcaggaggcagaggggcgCGCGGCGGCGCGGCCGCTGCTCTCCGACCTCTACCAGGTCACCATGGCGCTGGGCTACTGGCGCGCGGGCCGGGCGCGGGACCCCGCCGACTTCGAGCTCTTCTTCCGCCGCTGCCCGTTCGGCGGCGCCTTCGCCCTGGCCGCGGGGCTGCGCGACTGCGTGCGCTTCCTGCGCACCTTCCGCCTGCGGGACGGAG ACGTCCAGTTCCTGGCCTCGGTGCTGCCCCCAGACACGGAGCCCGCGTTCTTTGAGCACCTTCTGGCCCTCGACTGCTCTGAGGTGACGCTGCGGGCCCTGCCCGAGGGCTCCCTCGCCTTCCCCGGC GTGCCACTGCTGCAGGTGTCCGGGCCGCTCCTGGTGGTGCAGCTGCTAGAGACGCCGCTCCTCTGCCTGGTCAGCTACGCCAGGTGGGATCCGGGCCTGCCTGGGGAAGACTGGGCTCCCTGGGGAGGAGCATGGACTTCTGGAGAGTGGGGCCCTTCAGG CCTCATTGCCACCAACGCAGCACGGCTTCGCCTGATCGCGGGACCAGAGAAGCGGCTGCTGGAGTTCGGGCTGCGGCGAGCTCAGGGCCCGGATGGGGGTTTGACGGCCTCCACCTACAGCTACCTGGGTG GCTTTGATGCCAGCAGCAACATGCTCGCAGGACAGCTTCGGGGTGTGCCGGTGGCCGGGACCATGGCGCATTCCTTCATCACTTCCTTTTCAGGCACTGAGGTGCCCCCTGACCCG ATGTTGGCTCCGGCTGCTGACCAGGGCCCCAGGGTGGACCTGGCCGCCTGCGTGGAGGCATGGCTTGAGCGTGTGTGTGcccacctggggctgggggcgcaGGAGCCGCACCGGGGGGAGCGGGCGGCCTTTGTGGCCTATGCCCTGGCCTTTCCCCGGGCCTTCAATGGCCTACTGGACACCTACAGTGTGCAGAG GAGTGGTCTTCCCAATTTCCTGGCAGTTGCCCTGGCGCTGGGGCAGCTGGGTTACCGGGCAGTGGGCGTGAGGCTGGACAGCGGTGACCTGCTTCAGCAGGCCCAGGAAATCCGCAGGCTCTTCCGGACCATTTCGGCCCA GTTCCAAGTACCCTGGCTAGAGTCGGTCCCCATTGCTGTCAGCAACGACATTGATGAGGAGGAGCTGGCCCGGCTGGCCCAGGAG GGCAGCGAGGTGAACGTCATCGGTATTGGCACCAGTGTGGTCACATGTCCCCGCCAGCCTTCCCTGGGCTGCGTCTACAAG CTGGTGTCTGTGGGAGGCCAGCCACGAATGAAGCTGACCGAGGACCCTGAGAAGCAGACACTGCCTGGAAGCAAGGCGGCCTTCCGGCTCCTGGGCCCCGATG ggtCTCTGCTGTTGGACGTGCTGCAGCTGGCAGAGGAGCCACCACCCCAGGCTGGCCAGGAGCTAAGGGTCTGGCCTCGAGGGGCTCAGGAGTCCTGTACTGTGAGGCCAGCCCACGTGGAGCCACTGCTGCGACTCTGGGTCCAGCAGGGACAG ctgtgtgagccCCTCCCATCCTTAGCCGAGTCTAGAGCCTTCGCCCAGCTGTCCCTGAGCCGCCTCAGTCCTGCACACAGGCGGCTGGAGCAGCCTGCGCTGTACCAG GTCGCGCTGTCTGAGAAGCTGCAGGCCTTGGTGGACAGACTGAGTGCCCGAGGTCCCCTGTGA
- the NAPRT gene encoding nicotinate phosphoribosyltransferase isoform X2 translates to MAAEQEAEGRAAARPLLSDLYQVTMALGYWRAGRARDPADFELFFRRCPFGGAFALAAGLRDCVRFLRTFRLRDGDVQFLASVLPPDTEPAFFEHLLALDCSEVTLRALPEGSLAFPGVPLLQVSGPLLVVQLLETPLLCLVSYASLIATNAARLRLIAGPEKRLLEFGLRRAQGPDGGLTASTYSYLGGFDASSNMLAGQLRGVPVAGTMAHSFITSFSGTEVPPDPMLAPAADQGPRVDLAACVEAWLERVCAHLGLGAQEPHRGERAAFVAYALAFPRAFNGLLDTYSVQRSGLPNFLAVALALGQLGYRAVGVRLDSGDLLQQAQEIRRLFRTISAQFQVPWLESVPIAVSNDIDEEELARLAQEGSEVNVIGIGTSVVTCPRQPSLGCVYKLVSVGGQPRMKLTEDPEKQTLPGSKAAFRLLGPDGSLLLDVLQLAEEPPPQAGQELRVWPRGAQESCTVRPAHVEPLLRLWVQQGQLCEPLPSLAESRAFAQLSLSRLSPAHRRLEQPALYQVALSEKLQALVDRLSARGPL, encoded by the exons ATGGCGgcggagcaggaggcagaggggcgCGCGGCGGCGCGGCCGCTGCTCTCCGACCTCTACCAGGTCACCATGGCGCTGGGCTACTGGCGCGCGGGCCGGGCGCGGGACCCCGCCGACTTCGAGCTCTTCTTCCGCCGCTGCCCGTTCGGCGGCGCCTTCGCCCTGGCCGCGGGGCTGCGCGACTGCGTGCGCTTCCTGCGCACCTTCCGCCTGCGGGACGGAG ACGTCCAGTTCCTGGCCTCGGTGCTGCCCCCAGACACGGAGCCCGCGTTCTTTGAGCACCTTCTGGCCCTCGACTGCTCTGAGGTGACGCTGCGGGCCCTGCCCGAGGGCTCCCTCGCCTTCCCCGGC GTGCCACTGCTGCAGGTGTCCGGGCCGCTCCTGGTGGTGCAGCTGCTAGAGACGCCGCTCCTCTGCCTGGTCAGCTACGCCAG CCTCATTGCCACCAACGCAGCACGGCTTCGCCTGATCGCGGGACCAGAGAAGCGGCTGCTGGAGTTCGGGCTGCGGCGAGCTCAGGGCCCGGATGGGGGTTTGACGGCCTCCACCTACAGCTACCTGGGTG GCTTTGATGCCAGCAGCAACATGCTCGCAGGACAGCTTCGGGGTGTGCCGGTGGCCGGGACCATGGCGCATTCCTTCATCACTTCCTTTTCAGGCACTGAGGTGCCCCCTGACCCG ATGTTGGCTCCGGCTGCTGACCAGGGCCCCAGGGTGGACCTGGCCGCCTGCGTGGAGGCATGGCTTGAGCGTGTGTGTGcccacctggggctgggggcgcaGGAGCCGCACCGGGGGGAGCGGGCGGCCTTTGTGGCCTATGCCCTGGCCTTTCCCCGGGCCTTCAATGGCCTACTGGACACCTACAGTGTGCAGAG GAGTGGTCTTCCCAATTTCCTGGCAGTTGCCCTGGCGCTGGGGCAGCTGGGTTACCGGGCAGTGGGCGTGAGGCTGGACAGCGGTGACCTGCTTCAGCAGGCCCAGGAAATCCGCAGGCTCTTCCGGACCATTTCGGCCCA GTTCCAAGTACCCTGGCTAGAGTCGGTCCCCATTGCTGTCAGCAACGACATTGATGAGGAGGAGCTGGCCCGGCTGGCCCAGGAG GGCAGCGAGGTGAACGTCATCGGTATTGGCACCAGTGTGGTCACATGTCCCCGCCAGCCTTCCCTGGGCTGCGTCTACAAG CTGGTGTCTGTGGGAGGCCAGCCACGAATGAAGCTGACCGAGGACCCTGAGAAGCAGACACTGCCTGGAAGCAAGGCGGCCTTCCGGCTCCTGGGCCCCGATG ggtCTCTGCTGTTGGACGTGCTGCAGCTGGCAGAGGAGCCACCACCCCAGGCTGGCCAGGAGCTAAGGGTCTGGCCTCGAGGGGCTCAGGAGTCCTGTACTGTGAGGCCAGCCCACGTGGAGCCACTGCTGCGACTCTGGGTCCAGCAGGGACAG ctgtgtgagccCCTCCCATCCTTAGCCGAGTCTAGAGCCTTCGCCCAGCTGTCCCTGAGCCGCCTCAGTCCTGCACACAGGCGGCTGGAGCAGCCTGCGCTGTACCAG GTCGCGCTGTCTGAGAAGCTGCAGGCCTTGGTGGACAGACTGAGTGCCCGAGGTCCCCTGTGA